A region of Candidatus Leptovillus gracilis DNA encodes the following proteins:
- the dnaJ gene encoding molecular chaperone DnaJ, whose protein sequence is MATKRDYYEVLGVNRSANKDELKKAYRRLARQYHPDVNKDTDAGERFKEINEAYEMLSDDNMRARYDRFGHAGVENGAGGSSGYEGGFGNVADIFEEFFGGAFGGGGSRRRRRGPRRGADLRYDLKISFEEAVFGVDKDIDVTRPAVCPSCSGSGAEPGTHPKNCPTCNGSGEVRRVQQSILGSFVNVATCPTCQGVGEIIETPCQTCHGRKQVQETRTLKVKIPAGVDNDTQIRLSNEGAPGIDGGPPGNLFVVIRVQEHKVYERRGDDIWIDLEINLAQAALGDELKVPTIDGEETLTIMPGTESGKVFRLKGKGVPHLDRSGRGADVGRGDQHVLIHVTVPKKLSDEQRDLFEKLAKTLGKEVIPQREKGIFSQLKDALGF, encoded by the coding sequence ATGGCCACCAAACGAGATTATTACGAAGTTTTAGGCGTGAATCGCAGCGCCAATAAAGACGAGCTAAAAAAAGCGTACCGTCGTCTGGCGCGGCAGTATCATCCCGACGTGAACAAAGATACAGACGCCGGTGAGCGGTTTAAGGAGATCAATGAGGCGTATGAAATGTTGTCGGACGACAACATGCGCGCCCGATATGATCGCTTCGGCCATGCCGGGGTAGAAAACGGCGCGGGCGGCTCCTCCGGCTACGAAGGCGGCTTTGGCAACGTCGCCGACATCTTTGAAGAATTTTTTGGCGGCGCGTTTGGTGGCGGCGGCTCGCGGCGGCGGCGGCGGGGTCCGCGGCGCGGCGCCGATCTGCGCTACGACCTGAAAATCTCGTTTGAAGAGGCCGTGTTTGGCGTTGATAAAGACATAGACGTGACGCGCCCGGCTGTTTGCCCATCGTGCAGTGGGTCCGGCGCAGAACCGGGGACCCATCCTAAGAACTGCCCCACTTGTAATGGCTCCGGCGAGGTACGTCGTGTGCAGCAGTCTATTCTGGGTTCCTTTGTCAACGTGGCTACCTGCCCCACCTGCCAGGGTGTGGGCGAGATAATTGAAACGCCGTGCCAGACGTGTCACGGCCGTAAACAAGTCCAGGAAACCCGCACGCTCAAGGTGAAGATTCCGGCCGGCGTAGACAACGACACCCAGATCCGTCTGAGCAACGAAGGCGCGCCCGGCATAGATGGCGGGCCGCCCGGCAATCTGTTTGTCGTCATCCGCGTGCAAGAACATAAAGTCTATGAACGGCGCGGTGACGACATCTGGATTGACCTGGAGATCAATTTGGCCCAGGCGGCCCTGGGCGACGAGCTAAAAGTGCCGACCATTGACGGCGAAGAAACGCTGACCATCATGCCCGGCACGGAGTCTGGCAAAGTGTTTCGGTTGAAAGGGAAAGGTGTGCCCCACCTGGACCGCAGCGGCCGGGGCGCCGACGTGGGGCGCGGCGACCAGCATGTGTTGATCCATGTGACTGTCCCCAAAAAATTAAGCGACGAACAGCGTGATCTGTTTGAGAAACTGGCGAAAACGTTGGGCAAGGAAGTGATTCCGCAGCGGGAAAAAGGTATTTTTAGCCAGTTGAAGGACGCGCTAGGATTTTAA
- the prmA gene encoding 50S ribosomal protein L11 methyltransferase, whose amino-acid sequence MYWLEVSVVTDGEGAEAIAEVLRPFAYNEGVVLEQLGDMNNLDPEALEPAVTVKIYLPEEQDSPELRQRLEELLYQYGRLYPLPPPTFRRLQEEDWANAWKAHYHPFRVGHRLWIQPSWEESPVSTDPEVEGLRPDDVVVTLDPGMAFGTGLHPTTQMCLQALEQIVRPGMRVLDVGTGSGILAIAAAKLGATELVGVDTDDLAVRAALENAAKNGVTAVTTIRKGTLADVTKRGWDVVVVNILAPIIVNLFEQHDLMGYAAPGGSLILSGIIDQQAEEIETAVRAANGRVQQQLQVRDWVSYIIRHR is encoded by the coding sequence ATGTATTGGCTAGAAGTTAGCGTGGTGACAGACGGCGAAGGGGCGGAAGCGATTGCGGAGGTGTTACGGCCGTTTGCCTATAACGAAGGTGTGGTGCTGGAACAGCTTGGGGACATGAACAACCTGGACCCCGAAGCGTTGGAACCGGCCGTCACCGTCAAGATATACCTGCCCGAAGAGCAAGATTCGCCAGAACTGCGCCAGCGGCTTGAGGAATTGTTGTACCAATACGGCCGTCTCTATCCCCTACCCCCACCTACCTTCCGCAGATTACAAGAAGAAGATTGGGCCAATGCCTGGAAAGCCCATTACCATCCCTTCCGTGTCGGTCATCGCTTGTGGATTCAGCCCAGTTGGGAAGAGTCGCCGGTCAGTACAGACCCAGAGGTAGAGGGGCTGCGCCCCGATGATGTGGTGGTCACGTTAGACCCGGGCATGGCTTTTGGCACGGGCCTGCATCCCACCACCCAGATGTGCTTGCAGGCGTTGGAGCAGATTGTCAGGCCGGGGATGCGCGTTTTAGATGTGGGCACAGGTTCGGGCATTTTGGCGATTGCCGCCGCCAAATTGGGCGCAACCGAACTAGTGGGCGTGGACACCGATGATCTGGCAGTGCGCGCGGCGCTGGAGAATGCGGCCAAAAATGGGGTAACGGCCGTTACCACCATCCGCAAAGGTACCCTTGCCGACGTGACCAAACGCGGCTGGGACGTGGTCGTCGTCAACATTTTAGCGCCGATCATCGTGAATTTGTTTGAACAGCACGACCTGATGGGCTACGCAGCGCCAGGAGGCAGCCTGATTTTAAGCGGAATTATAGACCAGCAGGCGGAAGAAATAGAAACGGCCGTTCGGGCGGCAAACGGCCGTGTTCAACAACAACTGCAAGTCCGTGATTGGGTCAGCTACATCATTCGTCATCGCTAA
- the infA gene encoding translation initiation factor IF-1: MAKNEKLEVEGTVIELLPNTQFMVELDNGHKVLAYLSGRMRKYYIRILLGDRVRLEMTPYDLSRGRINYRYHRNRATTAAPTAAPSPAKK; this comes from the coding sequence ATGGCCAAAAACGAAAAACTAGAAGTCGAAGGTACTGTGATAGAACTGCTGCCCAACACGCAGTTTATGGTGGAGTTGGATAACGGTCACAAGGTGTTGGCTTATCTCTCTGGGCGGATGCGGAAGTATTACATTCGCATTTTGTTGGGAGATCGGGTTCGCCTGGAGATGACGCCTTATGATTTAAGTCGTGGGCGAATCAATTATCGTTACCATCGCAATCGAGCAACTACTGCCGCGCCAACCGCCGCACCGTCACCAGCCAAAAAGTAA
- a CDS encoding S1 RNA-binding domain-containing protein produces the protein MSSEETNLLQELLDQHDYELPEVGDIRKGIIVAINSQGVIVDLGTKRDGMVPPSDLSKLSEEDRAALQINDEIPVYIVNNEQSESVIVSIHMAQLNQDWIDAEAKMESGEILQCEIIGYNKGGAIVPFGHLRGFVPASHLVDLTPGMSDRKRQQRLAKLRTEKLPMKIIEVDRRRRRLVFSQRDAQKEWEEKRKGELLDNLKEGDVLSGTISGLRDFGVFVDLGGADGLVHISELAWHRIDHPREVVKVGDEIEVVVLKLDRADQRISLSRKKVMANPWDSVEERYQINQLVEGKVTRILDYGAFAEIEPGIEGLLHVSQLSRTNVENVGEVVKEGETHLLRVVSIDSQRQRIGLSLKAVTAQEQIEWMAQHMARMADEAVDDVAVSAAATAVAATAVSDSAVADREEE, from the coding sequence ATGTCCAGTGAAGAAACAAATTTATTGCAGGAATTACTAGATCAACATGATTACGAACTCCCGGAAGTTGGGGATATTCGTAAAGGCATCATTGTCGCCATTAACTCGCAAGGCGTTATTGTTGATCTGGGCACAAAACGTGATGGCATGGTCCCGCCATCCGATTTGAGCAAGTTATCCGAAGAGGACCGCGCTGCTTTGCAGATCAATGATGAAATTCCGGTTTATATCGTGAATAACGAACAATCGGAAAGTGTCATCGTGTCTATCCATATGGCTCAGTTGAACCAGGACTGGATTGATGCCGAAGCGAAGATGGAGAGCGGCGAAATCTTGCAATGCGAGATTATTGGTTATAACAAAGGTGGGGCGATTGTGCCGTTCGGCCATTTACGTGGTTTTGTTCCGGCCTCTCACCTGGTTGACCTGACGCCGGGCATGAGTGACCGCAAACGGCAGCAGCGTCTGGCGAAATTGCGCACCGAAAAACTGCCGATGAAAATCATCGAAGTAGATCGCCGCCGCCGCCGCCTGGTCTTCTCGCAGCGCGATGCCCAAAAAGAGTGGGAAGAAAAGCGCAAGGGTGAACTGCTGGACAACCTGAAAGAAGGTGATGTTCTCAGCGGCACGATCAGTGGCCTGCGTGATTTTGGCGTGTTTGTTGATTTGGGCGGCGCCGACGGTCTGGTTCATATTTCCGAGCTGGCCTGGCACCGCATTGACCACCCACGCGAAGTCGTTAAAGTTGGCGATGAAATCGAAGTGGTGGTGTTAAAACTGGACCGCGCCGATCAACGTATCAGCCTGAGCCGCAAAAAAGTAATGGCGAATCCCTGGGATTCGGTTGAAGAACGTTACCAGATTAATCAACTCGTTGAAGGTAAAGTTACCCGCATTCTGGATTATGGCGCGTTTGCCGAAATTGAACCGGGTATCGAAGGGCTGCTGCATGTTTCTCAGCTTTCGCGGACTAACGTCGAAAATGTTGGCGAGGTCGTAAAAGAAGGGGAGACGCATTTGCTGCGGGTGGTGAGCATTGATTCGCAGCGGCAGCGGATTGGCTTGAGCCTGAAAGCGGTGACGGCCCAGGAGCAAATTGAGTGGATGGCGCAGCATATGGCGCGTATGGCCGATGAGGCTGTTGACGACGTGGCGGTTTCGGCTGCGGCAACCGCCGTCGCCGCAACGGCCGTCAGCGACAGCGCCGTTGCCGACCGTGAAGAAGAGTAA
- a CDS encoding fumarylacetoacetate hydrolase family protein, with product MKLVTYELHGDGRLGAVRDQVIVDLTAVAPDMLSLIESGAAGLAQAEAYAQTASPALRLAEATLLAPIPVPRRNVMCLGLNYVEHAQESYTARGQETKIPDFPIVFTKATTAVTGPYAPIPYNPHVSAKIDWEAEMAVIIGRRGKNISPEEAMGYIFGYTIINDVSARDLQTQHKQYFKGKSLDGSCPMGPWIVTADEIPDPHNLNITSRVNGVTKQASNTRHMIFNLPAIIYHLSRGMTLLPGDIIATGTPSGVGFARQPPEFLAPGDVVACEVEGLGLIRNPIASE from the coding sequence GTGAAACTGGTGACTTATGAACTGCATGGCGACGGCCGTTTAGGGGCTGTGCGCGACCAGGTTATTGTGGATTTAACGGCCGTTGCCCCCGACATGCTCTCTCTCATCGAATCTGGCGCAGCCGGTCTGGCCCAGGCGGAAGCCTATGCCCAAACCGCCAGCCCTGCGCTGCGGCTGGCGGAGGCCACGCTGCTGGCGCCCATCCCCGTGCCCCGCCGCAACGTGATGTGCCTGGGCCTGAATTACGTGGAACACGCCCAAGAGTCTTACACTGCCCGCGGCCAGGAGACGAAGATACCGGACTTTCCCATTGTGTTCACCAAAGCGACAACGGCCGTTACCGGACCTTACGCGCCAATTCCTTACAATCCACATGTTTCCGCCAAAATTGATTGGGAAGCCGAAATGGCCGTCATTATCGGCCGGCGGGGCAAAAACATCTCGCCCGAAGAAGCCATGGGCTACATCTTCGGCTACACCATCATCAACGATGTGAGCGCCCGCGACCTGCAAACCCAACACAAGCAATACTTCAAGGGCAAAAGCCTGGACGGAAGCTGCCCGATGGGACCCTGGATTGTCACCGCCGACGAAATACCTGATCCCCACAACCTGAATATCACCAGCCGGGTCAACGGCGTCACCAAACAAGCCAGCAACACCCGCCACATGATCTTTAACCTGCCGGCGATTATCTACCACCTGTCACGCGGCATGACTTTGCTGCCCGGCGACATCATCGCCACCGGCACACCCAGCGGCGTCGGTTTTGCTCGCCAGCCACCCGAATTCCTGGCCCCAGGCGATGTGGTGGCGTGTGAAGTTGAAGGGTTGGGTCTCATTCGCAACCCAATCGCCTCTGAATAA
- a CDS encoding M23 family metallopeptidase: MSDFRFEAWPTEFRSINQYFAANPQNYAQFGLPGHEGIDIMAPSGSKVFAVAPGTVKMVRTNPDGHNYGRHLRIAHQDGYETIYAHLESVNVSVGQVVEAGSLIGRADNTGNSFGSHLHLTLKREGETQGNWPGNIIDPTPFLLPLLGFVRPAGPYTTGWAYADGLTLVGDLAQANYGGINLRRTPSVNGEAIDLVPGGTIMIVTGGKQGSYLPILVPTAALSNAQPTPTPVPTPPPGSTPQVDGWAFSPYLTISGAQAVVGQYGINLRTAPARTASNIGLVKGGSTVVILGGQQGEYHPVRVRLSDFSGPVNVPGLPPVIPPPAPTPGALLMGWAWTKNLVVDGRTAVSGRFGVNLRAKPLATGARLGTLREGARATIVGKARGEYTPVQANRADISDIPTPLPPIEQPEPLPGPPPTPPPAPPQDTTPGWAFTSQLLVSGDTAVAGPYGINLRAEPRRNAENKGFIPANAPMIVIGVAQGEYTPVRVSDAILQPPFGTVTPDPGQPPVVNPDPEPVGHARIGLHAAADPDISDAEVQEFADTRPGMIKLLSFHNPAGIRKLVAAHPDVKWVVRAFLDFGGRNISPRQFLNDTLSDVQRTLNLLTGKDVVVELHNEPNLIMEGLFHTWADGAAFNRWFLELLQLYRQALPGVRFIYPGLSPGSAVSGVKHDHIQFIEASREAVEASDGLGVHLYWSHVYPMAWSLNVLDDYISRFRYKPIWVTEASNNKDGTPFYMKGRQYIEFWQALQSRPTVQGVTYFVASASNPAFRYEVWVGNGIGQIVGRR; the protein is encoded by the coding sequence ATGAGTGACTTTCGATTTGAAGCCTGGCCCACCGAATTTCGCAGCATCAACCAATATTTCGCCGCCAACCCGCAGAATTATGCCCAATTTGGCCTGCCCGGCCACGAAGGCATAGACATCATGGCCCCCAGCGGCAGCAAGGTGTTTGCTGTCGCGCCGGGCACGGTGAAGATGGTACGCACCAACCCAGATGGACACAATTACGGCCGTCACCTGCGCATCGCCCATCAGGACGGCTACGAAACCATCTACGCCCACCTGGAATCGGTCAACGTCAGCGTCGGCCAGGTTGTCGAAGCCGGCAGCCTGATCGGCCGCGCCGACAACACTGGCAACAGCTTTGGCTCCCACCTGCACCTGACCCTCAAGCGGGAGGGCGAGACTCAGGGCAACTGGCCCGGTAACATCATAGACCCCACCCCCTTCCTGCTGCCGCTGCTCGGTTTTGTGCGCCCGGCCGGCCCCTATACCACCGGTTGGGCCTATGCCGATGGCCTCACTCTGGTTGGCGATCTGGCTCAGGCCAATTATGGCGGCATCAATTTGCGCCGCACGCCCAGTGTCAATGGCGAAGCCATAGACCTGGTCCCCGGCGGCACAATTATGATTGTTACCGGCGGCAAACAGGGCAGCTATCTGCCGATCCTCGTGCCCACGGCCGCTCTTAGCAATGCCCAACCCACACCTACGCCCGTGCCTACCCCGCCGCCTGGCAGCACACCGCAAGTGGATGGTTGGGCTTTTTCGCCTTACCTCACGATTAGCGGCGCCCAGGCTGTGGTGGGACAATACGGCATCAATTTGCGCACGGCCCCAGCGCGCACGGCGAGCAATATCGGCCTGGTCAAAGGTGGCAGCACCGTTGTCATTTTGGGCGGGCAGCAAGGCGAGTACCACCCCGTGCGTGTACGCCTGAGCGATTTTTCCGGGCCGGTAAATGTTCCTGGCTTGCCCCCCGTCATCCCACCCCCTGCGCCCACGCCTGGCGCTTTGCTGATGGGTTGGGCCTGGACGAAGAATTTGGTGGTAGATGGCCGAACGGCCGTATCCGGTCGTTTTGGCGTGAATCTGCGCGCCAAGCCGTTGGCTACCGGGGCGCGTTTGGGCACGCTGCGCGAGGGGGCGCGGGCCACCATCGTCGGCAAAGCCCGCGGCGAATACACGCCGGTGCAGGCCAACCGCGCCGATATAAGCGATATTCCAACCCCGCTGCCGCCCATCGAGCAGCCAGAACCGCTGCCGGGTCCGCCGCCCACACCGCCACCTGCGCCGCCGCAGGATACCACGCCCGGTTGGGCGTTTACGTCGCAGTTGTTGGTGTCGGGGGATACGGCCGTTGCTGGTCCCTACGGCATCAATCTCCGCGCCGAACCGCGCCGCAACGCCGAAAACAAAGGCTTCATCCCGGCCAACGCCCCGATGATCGTTATCGGCGTGGCCCAGGGCGAGTACACCCCGGTGCGTGTCAGTGACGCCATTTTGCAGCCGCCCTTTGGCACAGTGACGCCCGATCCCGGTCAGCCGCCGGTTGTTAACCCGGACCCCGAACCGGTGGGCCATGCCCGCATTGGCCTGCACGCCGCCGCCGACCCCGACATCAGCGACGCCGAAGTGCAAGAGTTTGCCGACACCCGCCCCGGCATGATCAAGCTGCTTTCTTTCCACAACCCGGCCGGCATTCGCAAACTGGTGGCCGCCCACCCGGACGTGAAGTGGGTTGTGCGCGCCTTTCTGGATTTTGGCGGGCGCAATATCAGCCCGCGCCAATTCCTCAACGACACCCTCAGCGATGTGCAGCGTACCCTGAATTTGCTGACTGGTAAAGATGTGGTGGTGGAATTACACAATGAACCCAATTTGATTATGGAAGGTCTGTTCCACACCTGGGCCGATGGCGCAGCGTTTAATCGCTGGTTCCTGGAACTGCTGCAATTGTACCGGCAGGCGCTGCCCGGCGTGCGCTTCATTTACCCCGGATTGTCGCCGGGCAGCGCGGTCAGCGGCGTTAAGCACGACCATATCCAATTCATTGAAGCCAGCCGCGAAGCGGTAGAAGCGTCCGATGGCCTGGGCGTTCACCTCTATTGGTCCCACGTTTACCCGATGGCCTGGAGCCTGAATGTGCTGGATGATTACATTTCTCGCTTCCGCTACAAACCGATTTGGGTGACAGAGGCCAGCAACAACAAGGATGGCACACCCTTCTACATGAAAGGACGGCAGTACATTGAGTTTTGGCAGGCGTTACAATCTCGCCCGACGGTTCAGGGCGTGACTTATTTTGTGGCTTCGGCCAGTAACCCGGCCTTTCGCTACGAAGTCTGGGTTGGCAATGGCATCGGCCAGATAGTCGGCCGTCGTTAA
- a CDS encoding DUF3048 domain-containing protein has protein sequence MSHNRIDQRHWLFWVVMWLAVGCGGTAVAVPPTPTLTAAPLSPTPTVTAADTPSPTATITPSATPSATPSAISSATPASQPTHTPTPQPTITPTIEGLIGPDNFPANVNPLTGEVVGNSAVLARRPLAIKISNHPILVRPQAGLNSADLVFEHYVEAGFTRFTAVFYSQDADPVGSVRSGRLIDLEIPNMYDAAFAYSGSVGPVRLMFKESEFFNRLISIDFGHGGFYRVEEADRPIVHSLFTDTTRLRYLLDERGQNTPPQLQNGMTFRAAPITPGELARSLEIQYQGTNAFWGYDVGDGRYRRWTDGKPHLDANTGEQLSFKNIIVLSAQHVETDIVEDTGGSHSIQIQIWGEGPVSIFRDGQRFDGRWRRDDPHHMLTFTDKEGGPLPLAPGSSFFQIVPTGFDDLTVTP, from the coding sequence ATGTCTCATAACCGTATTGATCAGCGCCATTGGCTGTTTTGGGTTGTCATGTGGTTGGCAGTGGGCTGTGGCGGAACGGCCGTTGCCGTTCCGCCCACGCCCACTCTCACTGCTGCCCCGCTCTCCCCCACGCCAACTGTCACTGCTGCCGATACACCATCGCCAACGGCCACGATTACGCCATCTGCCACTCCCTCGGCCACTCCCTCGGCCATTTCCTCAGCCACGCCGGCCAGCCAACCGACCCATACGCCAACGCCCCAACCAACCATCACCCCGACCATCGAAGGACTCATCGGCCCAGACAATTTCCCGGCCAACGTGAATCCGCTCACCGGCGAAGTGGTGGGCAATTCGGCCGTGCTGGCGCGACGGCCGTTAGCCATCAAAATCTCCAACCACCCCATCCTCGTCCGCCCCCAGGCTGGCTTGAACAGCGCCGACCTGGTGTTTGAGCATTATGTGGAGGCAGGGTTCACGCGGTTTACGGCCGTTTTTTACAGCCAGGACGCCGACCCGGTCGGCTCCGTGCGCAGCGGGCGGCTGATAGACCTGGAAATTCCCAACATGTACGACGCCGCCTTCGCTTACTCCGGCTCTGTCGGGCCGGTGCGCCTGATGTTTAAGGAAAGCGAGTTCTTCAACCGGCTCATCTCCATTGATTTCGGCCACGGCGGCTTCTACCGTGTCGAAGAAGCAGACCGCCCCATCGTCCATTCCCTCTTCACCGACACCACCCGGCTGCGTTATCTGCTAGATGAGCGGGGCCAAAACACGCCGCCCCAGCTGCAAAACGGCATGACATTCCGCGCCGCCCCCATCACCCCCGGCGAACTGGCCCGCAGCCTGGAGATTCAATACCAGGGTACGAATGCGTTTTGGGGCTACGATGTGGGCGACGGCCGTTACCGGCGCTGGACCGACGGCAAACCCCACCTGGACGCCAATACCGGCGAACAGCTCAGCTTCAAAAATATCATCGTCCTCAGCGCCCAACATGTCGAGACCGATATTGTCGAAGACACCGGCGGCAGCCACTCTATTCAAATTCAAATTTGGGGGGAAGGCCCGGTCTCTATCTTCCGCGACGGGCAGCGCTTCGACGGCCGTTGGCGCCGCGACGACCCCCACCACATGCTCACCTTCACCGACAAAGAAGGCGGCCCCCTGCCTCTGGCCCCCGGCAGCAGTTTTTTTCAGATCGTGCCCACCGGCTTTGACGACTTGACAGTTACGCCGTAA
- a CDS encoding alpha/beta hydrolase, which yields MSITTVGSHLIHYEVLGRGEPILFIHGWLGSWRYWWPSMQALSSRHRSFAFDLWGYGDSSKDQASYSLASYVEMIDQFVNQLGIMKPVTLVGHSLGAVAALQYTNKYPENVEKLVMVALPIEGASMEARLLDSDPGTILKNLGKANSYQEVDAEVRKIDQTAVNKLARQVADMNLATDLVGCTRPLLMVYGDQDTIVRPPTGELTHLRRSINNRYYVGLDTCHHFPMLQEKAVFNRLLMDFLHNENLDELVPKEYWQRRVR from the coding sequence ATGAGCATCACAACTGTAGGCAGCCACCTGATTCATTACGAAGTGCTGGGCCGCGGCGAGCCGATCCTGTTTATTCATGGCTGGCTCGGTTCGTGGCGCTATTGGTGGCCTTCGATGCAGGCGTTGTCTTCGCGTCATCGCTCTTTTGCGTTTGACTTGTGGGGCTATGGCGATTCCAGCAAGGACCAGGCCAGCTACTCGCTGGCGTCTTACGTGGAGATGATCGATCAGTTTGTGAATCAATTGGGCATCATGAAGCCGGTGACGTTGGTTGGACATTCGCTGGGAGCCGTGGCTGCGCTGCAATATACCAATAAGTACCCTGAGAACGTGGAAAAATTGGTGATGGTGGCCCTGCCGATTGAAGGCGCTTCTATGGAAGCCCGGCTGTTGGATTCTGATCCGGGTACGATTTTGAAGAATCTGGGCAAGGCCAACAGCTATCAGGAAGTGGATGCTGAGGTGCGTAAGATAGACCAGACGGCCGTTAATAAATTAGCCCGCCAGGTAGCCGATATGAACCTGGCCACCGACCTGGTAGGTTGTACGCGCCCCCTGCTCATGGTCTATGGCGACCAGGATACCATTGTCAGGCCGCCCACCGGCGAGTTGACTCATTTGCGCCGCTCCATCAACAACCGCTACTACGTTGGCCTGGATACCTGCCATCACTTCCCCATGCTGCAAGAAAAAGCGGTCTTTAACCGGCTGCTGATGGATTTCTTGCACAACGAGAATTTGGACGAACTCGTGCCCAAAGAATACTGGCAGCGCCGCGTGCGCTGA
- a CDS encoding response regulator — translation MAKILVAEDDQDIRELIVLTLQFNGFDVKSVENGALAVEAAQNDRFDLILMDVRMPRMTGYEACRRLKEIDITRDIPVIFLSAKGQETEIQTGLDVGAQQYILKPFAPDELIGAIHKVLKH, via the coding sequence ATGGCCAAAATTTTGGTTGCCGAAGACGATCAAGACATTCGCGAACTGATAGTCCTGACTTTGCAGTTTAACGGTTTCGACGTGAAAAGCGTCGAAAATGGCGCGTTGGCTGTGGAAGCGGCACAAAATGATAGATTCGATCTCATTCTGATGGATGTGCGGATGCCCCGTATGACCGGGTACGAAGCCTGCCGGCGCTTGAAAGAAATTGACATCACCCGTGATATTCCGGTTATTTTCTTGTCAGCCAAAGGACAGGAAACGGAAATTCAGACCGGCCTGGATGTGGGCGCGCAGCAGTATATCCTGAAACCGTTTGCCCCCGACGAACTGATCGGCGCTATTCATAAGGTTTTAAAGCATTAG